GAAGGCCATTGAGTTCCTGAGGGAAAAAGGGCTTGCGAAGCTCCAGAAAAGAATGGGCAGGGTCGCGTCCGAGGGCGTGATCTCATCTTATATTCATACGGGCGGCAAGATCGGAGTGATGGTCGAGGTAAATTGCGAAACCGATTTCGTGGCGAACACCACGCAATTTCAGGAATTTGCCAAGGACCTGGCCATGCAGGTGGCCGCGTCGAACCCCTCTTATGTAAGGAGGGAGGACGTTCCGGAAGAGGCGAAAGAGAAAGAGCGGCACATCTACAGGGTTCAGGCCCTTGAATCGGGAAAACCCGAGAAGATCGTGGATAAGATTGCCGAGGGGAAGATGGAGAAGTTCTTCCAGGAGTTCTGCCTCATGGAGCAGTCTTTCATCAAGAACCCGGACGTGACGATAAACGGCCTTCTGGAAGAGCTTATCGTGAAAATGGGCGAGAA
The sequence above is drawn from the Syntrophorhabdaceae bacterium genome and encodes:
- the tsf gene encoding translation elongation factor Ts — encoded protein: MEITAELVKKLREKTGVGLMDCKEALKHAEGEMEKAIEFLREKGLAKLQKRMGRVASEGVISSYIHTGGKIGVMVEVNCETDFVANTTQFQEFAKDLAMQVAASNPSYVRREDVPEEAKEKERHIYRVQALESGKPEKIVDKIAEGKMEKFFQEFCLMEQSFIKNPDVTINGLLEELIVKMGEKIVVNRFVRFQLGETVAE